The following proteins are co-located in the Chitinophagales bacterium genome:
- a CDS encoding GIY-YIG nuclease family protein — protein MKYPAVYIISNYKRTTLYIGVTNNLERRMLEHKAGIGSVFASQYQLTDLVHFEKFENMTDAIRREKQLKNWHAEWKWNLVRETNKDLADLAFDWFSVNEIEQFRIDMESEYL, from the coding sequence ATGAAATATCCTGCTGTTTATATAATCAGCAACTACAAGAGAACTACGCTTTACATCGGCGTCACCAATAATCTTGAAAGAAGGATGCTTGAACACAAGGCAGGCATTGGTTCCGTATTTGCCTCGCAGTACCAACTTACGGACCTTGTTCATTTTGAAAAATTCGAAAACATGACTGATGCAATACGAAGGGAAAAGCAATTGAAAAACTGGCATGCGGAATGGAAATGGAACCTGGTGAGAGAGACTAATAAGGATTTAGCTGACTTGGCTTTTGATTGGTTTAGTGTTAATGAAATCGAGCAATTCAGGATCGATATGGAAAGCGAGTATTTGTGA
- a CDS encoding dihydroorotate dehydrogenase-like protein, whose protein sequence is MNLLTNYMGLTLSSPVVVSACSLSEEIGNIVQMEDAGAGAVVLFSLFEEQIKKETAHYHSIKGATTHPFAEASGFFPDLDEYHFGTDQYLEHIRKAKERVDIPVIGSLNGITPEGWITYARDMEQAGADALEINIFFIPGDVNMAAASVEHRYLHIVEMVKTAVRIPVAVKLNPYFSSMGHMAMKLQQAGANALVLFNRFYQPDFDISELKIRHNLQYSEPNEIRLPLLWLGMLYGRVPVSLAATTGVQSAVEVIKYLLAGADVAMTASALYKNGIDSISTINNALDAWMQESGFPTIHSFKGIMSQQYIADPTAYERANYIRILEGR, encoded by the coding sequence ATGAACCTGTTAACAAACTACATGGGCCTGACCCTCTCCTCACCGGTAGTGGTGTCGGCTTGCAGCCTTTCGGAAGAGATCGGCAACATCGTGCAGATGGAAGATGCCGGCGCCGGGGCCGTAGTACTGTTTTCCCTGTTCGAAGAACAGATCAAAAAGGAAACAGCGCATTATCATTCCATCAAAGGCGCCACCACCCATCCGTTTGCCGAGGCCTCCGGCTTCTTCCCTGATCTCGATGAATACCACTTCGGCACCGATCAGTACCTGGAGCATATCCGCAAGGCGAAGGAGCGCGTGGACATACCCGTCATCGGCAGCCTCAACGGCATCACGCCGGAAGGATGGATCACCTATGCCCGCGACATGGAACAGGCCGGCGCTGATGCGCTGGAGATCAATATCTTCTTCATTCCAGGCGATGTGAACATGGCCGCGGCTTCGGTGGAACACCGTTACCTGCATATTGTGGAAATGGTGAAAACGGCGGTGAGGATTCCGGTGGCGGTGAAGCTGAACCCTTATTTCAGCTCCATGGGACACATGGCCATGAAGCTGCAGCAGGCCGGCGCCAATGCGCTTGTGCTCTTTAACCGCTTCTACCAGCCCGACTTCGACATCTCCGAACTCAAGATCCGGCACAACCTGCAATACAGCGAACCTAATGAGATAAGGCTGCCGCTGCTATGGCTGGGCATGCTGTATGGAAGGGTGCCTGTTTCCCTGGCCGCGACCACCGGAGTGCAGAGCGCTGTGGAAGTGATCAAATACCTGCTGGCCGGCGCCGATGTCGCCATGACAGCATCGGCCTTATACAAAAACGGCATTGATTCCATCAGCACCATCAATAATGCACTTGATGCCTGGATGCAGGAAAGCGGCTTTCCCACTATCCATTCCTTTAAGGGTATTATGAGTCAACAGTATATCGCCGACCCGACGGCCTATGAGCGGGCGAATTACATTCGCATCCTCGAAGGAAGGTAA
- the nifJ gene encoding pyruvate:ferredoxin (flavodoxin) oxidoreductase: MSASNKNIAMIDGNEAAAYVAYRVNEVCAIYPITPSSTMAELADEWSARGIKNIWGNVPDIIEMQSEGGAAGTVHGALQTGSLTTTFTASQGLMLMLPNMYKIAGELTACVFHVAARSLAAQGLSIFGDHQDVMAARTTGFAMLAAAGVQEAHDFALIAQAATLRSRIPFIHFFDGFRTSHEVNKVELLPDEAIRSMIDDEFVLAHRSRALNPDHPFIRGTAQNPDVYFQSRETVNGYYDSTPAIVEAVMRDFEKVAGRHYELFQYSGAADAKQVIIIMGSGGETVAETVDALNASGEKTGVIQVRLYRPFSVTHLLNALPASVEAVAVLDRTKESGASGEPMYQDVLSAFVEGLQQGKLKKIPQVIGGRYGLSSKEFTPAMAKGVFDELKKAAQSTGNALLKNHFTIGINDDVTHTSLPYDPAFSLDESQWRQALFFGLGADGTVGANKNTIKIIGENTALYAQGYFVYDSKKSGARTVSHLRFGPRPIRAPYLIGKADFIACHQFNFVEKVEMLEMIKSGGTFLLNSPYDAAAVWNYLPANVQSQIITKKLKCYVIDATAVARDTGMSGRINTIMQTCFFALSGVLPREEAIAQIKHAIEKTYSKKGKAVVEQNFAAVDATLAHLYEVTVPDKVTATAGLHAVVSADAPDFVKEVTAVMMSGHGDDLPVSKMPHDGTYPSGTTRWEKRNISDLVPVWEPGICIQCGNCAYVCPHSVIRAKFYHADLLEGSPASFQSAPINARGFPETKYTLQVYAEDCTGCNLCVEVCPATAPGNHSLKAINMAEKEPVISQVKENIAFFDKLPWNNRSTINFSTVHGAQFLEPLFEFSGACAGCGETPYLKLLSQLFGDRLLVANATGCSSIYGGNLPTTPWTTNSQGQGPAWSNSLFEDNAEFGLGMRITADQQLVMAEQLLKQLEPELGATMVHDLLSAPQLQESEIVAQRSRVQELKVKLAAIPGSTASHLLSVADQLVRRSVWLVGGDGWAYDIGYGGLDHALATGRNINILVLDTEVYSNTGGQSSKATPTAATAKFAAAGKRGGKKDLALQAISYGNVYVARIAFGANPQQALLAMREAEAYDGPSLILAYSHCIAHGYDLKDGLSQQSKAVSSGYWPLLRYNPVLRTKKQNPFILDSTRPLIPLKEFAYNELRYKVLTHTNPEEAASLMSLAQEMVNLRWKNYEELATKSASDFVPVA; the protein is encoded by the coding sequence ATGTCAGCAAGTAATAAAAATATAGCCATGATTGATGGCAATGAAGCCGCGGCGTACGTGGCGTATCGTGTGAATGAGGTTTGCGCCATCTATCCCATCACACCCTCTTCCACCATGGCCGAGCTGGCTGATGAATGGAGCGCCAGAGGCATTAAAAATATTTGGGGCAATGTCCCTGATATCATCGAGATGCAGAGTGAAGGCGGTGCTGCCGGCACGGTGCATGGCGCCCTGCAGACAGGATCGCTCACCACCACTTTCACGGCTTCACAGGGGCTGATGCTGATGTTGCCCAACATGTATAAGATTGCCGGAGAACTCACTGCCTGTGTTTTTCATGTGGCGGCACGTTCGCTCGCGGCGCAGGGCTTGTCCATCTTCGGCGACCATCAGGATGTGATGGCGGCACGCACCACGGGCTTTGCCATGCTGGCTGCTGCCGGCGTGCAGGAAGCACATGATTTCGCGCTAATTGCGCAGGCGGCAACTTTGCGTTCGAGGATTCCTTTCATTCATTTTTTTGACGGCTTCCGCACCTCGCATGAGGTGAATAAGGTGGAGTTGCTGCCCGATGAAGCAATCAGGTCGATGATTGACGATGAGTTCGTTCTGGCACACCGCAGCCGCGCACTCAACCCCGACCATCCTTTTATCCGCGGCACCGCACAGAATCCCGATGTATATTTTCAGAGCCGCGAAACGGTCAACGGCTACTACGACAGCACGCCTGCTATAGTGGAAGCGGTGATGCGTGATTTTGAAAAAGTGGCGGGACGGCATTATGAACTCTTTCAATACAGCGGTGCCGCTGATGCAAAGCAGGTCATCATCATCATGGGTTCGGGTGGTGAAACGGTGGCGGAGACCGTGGATGCACTGAACGCTTCCGGCGAAAAAACCGGTGTCATCCAGGTACGGTTATACCGGCCTTTCTCCGTAACGCACCTCTTAAATGCGCTCCCGGCATCTGTTGAAGCCGTAGCCGTGCTCGACCGTACCAAGGAGTCAGGTGCCTCGGGCGAGCCGATGTACCAGGATGTGCTGTCGGCATTCGTGGAAGGGCTGCAGCAAGGGAAGCTGAAAAAGATACCGCAGGTTATTGGCGGCCGTTATGGGTTGTCATCCAAAGAGTTCACACCGGCCATGGCGAAAGGTGTATTTGATGAATTGAAGAAAGCCGCACAGTCAACCGGCAATGCCCTGCTTAAAAATCATTTTACCATTGGCATCAACGACGATGTCACCCATACGAGTCTGCCGTATGATCCCGCCTTCTCACTCGATGAGTCGCAATGGCGGCAGGCTTTGTTTTTTGGTCTTGGCGCCGATGGAACCGTAGGGGCTAACAAAAATACCATCAAAATCATCGGGGAAAACACCGCGCTGTATGCACAGGGCTATTTCGTGTACGACTCCAAGAAGTCAGGCGCCCGCACTGTTTCCCATCTGCGCTTCGGGCCGCGGCCGATACGAGCGCCTTACCTCATCGGCAAAGCGGATTTCATCGCCTGCCATCAGTTCAACTTCGTAGAGAAGGTGGAGATGCTGGAGATGATTAAGTCCGGCGGCACTTTTCTGCTGAACAGTCCTTATGATGCCGCAGCTGTCTGGAACTACCTGCCGGCTAATGTGCAGTCGCAGATCATCACCAAAAAACTGAAATGTTACGTAATAGATGCCACCGCCGTGGCAAGAGACACCGGCATGAGTGGCCGGATCAATACCATCATGCAAACCTGTTTCTTCGCGCTGAGTGGTGTACTGCCGAGGGAAGAAGCCATCGCGCAGATCAAACATGCCATTGAAAAGACCTATTCAAAAAAGGGAAAAGCCGTGGTAGAGCAGAATTTCGCGGCGGTAGATGCCACGTTGGCGCATCTCTATGAGGTGACGGTTCCTGACAAGGTCACGGCTACTGCCGGCCTGCACGCTGTGGTTTCCGCCGATGCGCCGGACTTTGTGAAAGAGGTTACAGCTGTGATGATGTCGGGTCACGGTGATGACCTACCCGTCAGCAAGATGCCGCACGACGGAACCTATCCAAGCGGCACCACGCGGTGGGAAAAGAGAAACATCTCCGACCTTGTTCCGGTGTGGGAGCCCGGCATCTGCATACAGTGCGGCAACTGCGCCTATGTCTGCCCGCACAGCGTGATTCGCGCCAAGTTCTATCATGCAGATTTACTGGAAGGCTCACCGGCATCTTTTCAGTCGGCGCCGATCAATGCGCGCGGCTTCCCGGAAACAAAATATACGCTGCAGGTATATGCGGAAGATTGCACCGGATGCAACCTCTGCGTGGAGGTATGTCCGGCCACTGCACCCGGCAACCATTCACTGAAAGCCATCAACATGGCGGAGAAAGAACCGGTCATCAGCCAGGTGAAAGAGAACATTGCCTTCTTTGACAAGCTGCCCTGGAACAACCGCTCCACCATCAATTTCTCCACCGTGCATGGCGCGCAATTCTTGGAGCCGCTCTTTGAATTCTCCGGTGCCTGTGCCGGCTGCGGCGAAACACCTTACCTGAAGCTGCTGTCGCAATTGTTTGGCGACCGGCTGCTGGTTGCCAATGCCACCGGCTGCTCTTCCATCTATGGTGGTAACCTGCCCACCACGCCATGGACCACCAACAGCCAGGGGCAAGGGCCGGCCTGGTCTAACTCTCTTTTCGAAGACAATGCGGAGTTCGGGCTTGGCATGCGCATCACAGCCGATCAGCAGCTGGTGATGGCAGAGCAACTGCTGAAACAGCTCGAGCCTGAGCTCGGTGCCACCATGGTACACGACCTCCTCAGCGCTCCGCAATTGCAGGAGTCGGAGATCGTGGCGCAACGTAGCAGGGTGCAGGAGTTGAAAGTGAAGCTGGCTGCTATTCCAGGCAGTACCGCCAGCCACCTGCTCTCGGTGGCCGATCAGCTGGTACGCCGGAGCGTGTGGCTCGTCGGCGGCGATGGCTGGGCTTATGATATCGGCTATGGCGGCCTCGATCATGCACTGGCCACCGGCAGAAACATCAACATCCTGGTGCTGGATACGGAGGTTTACAGCAATACGGGTGGCCAAAGCTCAAAGGCCACACCTACCGCCGCCACGGCCAAGTTTGCCGCTGCCGGCAAACGGGGAGGCAAGAAGGATCTGGCCTTGCAGGCTATTTCTTACGGCAATGTATACGTGGCCCGCATTGCATTTGGTGCCAACCCGCAGCAGGCACTGCTGGCCATGCGGGAAGCCGAGGCCTACGATGGCCCTTCGCTGATACTTGCCTACAGCCATTGCATCGCCCATGGATATGATCTGAAAGATGGCTTGTCGCAGCAAAGCAAGGCGGTGTCGAGCGGCTATTGGCCGTTGCTCCGCTATAATCCTGTGCTGCGAACAAAAAAGCAAAACCCCTTCATACTTGATTCCACACGGCCCCTGATACCGCTGAAGGAATTTGCCTATAACGAATTACGCTACAAAGTACTCACCCACACCAACCCTGAAGAAGCGGCCTCGCTGATGTCGCTGGCACAGGAAATGGTGAACCTGCGCTGGAAGAATTATGAAGAGCTGGCCACCAAGAGCGCCAGTGATTTTGTGCCTGTAGCCTGA
- a CDS encoding NAD(P)-binding protein, with the protein MVSTTDITKPIDMAGHPQGTGPLRNRRPIYLDFMPPCNSACPAGENIQAWLSLAQSGDYFAAFQSLVADNPFPAIMGRICVKPCETGCNRNHIDTTVNIHAVERFIGDEAIRLQWPINTLSVPAGKRVMVVGSGPGGLSAAYHLARMGYEVEVFERGPLLGGLLRTGIPEYRLPKNILDAETERIEKLGVKFHLNHEIKDLLKEKQDGRFDAVYLSTGAQHINGARIPTDGSVRITDAFSFFQEAATDSLPFHNKKIAVYGGGKLALYLARILKRFHSEAMVLFPGDKKLMPAYDYETDDALAEGVEVQLLRSISNIEKKKLTLEQMKVEKGKAVGTGEMETLPADLVIVAMGQEAETGYLQPLNGIQLREDGTVVIDAERMTGYRGIFAGGDMLPGETRSATIAIGHGKKAAKYLDAYLRNETFVKGEKHPTAGYRKLQMWYKTEAPLIAQQKLPPKVAVRNFDEVISGLTEPEARYEAQRCLSCGNCFECDGCFGACPEDAIIKLGAGKRYKFNYSLCTGCAVCYEQCPCHAIEMIPEPVKL; encoded by the coding sequence ATCGTGTCGACCACCGATATCACGAAACCCATCGACATGGCCGGTCATCCACAGGGAACCGGGCCATTGCGAAACCGCCGGCCCATTTACCTCGACTTCATGCCACCCTGCAACAGCGCCTGTCCGGCCGGTGAAAACATTCAGGCATGGCTTTCCCTCGCGCAGTCCGGTGATTACTTCGCGGCTTTTCAAAGCCTCGTAGCCGACAATCCTTTTCCTGCCATCATGGGCCGTATTTGTGTGAAGCCCTGCGAAACCGGTTGTAATCGCAACCATATCGATACTACCGTGAATATTCATGCCGTAGAGCGGTTCATCGGCGATGAAGCGATCCGGCTGCAATGGCCGATCAATACACTGTCTGTTCCTGCGGGCAAACGTGTGATGGTGGTTGGTTCCGGTCCGGGCGGATTATCTGCTGCCTATCACCTCGCCCGCATGGGTTATGAAGTAGAAGTTTTTGAGCGCGGTCCGCTGTTGGGCGGATTGCTGAGAACAGGAATTCCCGAATACCGGTTGCCTAAAAATATACTCGATGCGGAAACTGAACGCATTGAAAAGCTGGGTGTGAAATTCCACCTGAATCATGAAATAAAAGACCTGCTGAAGGAAAAACAGGACGGCCGTTTTGATGCTGTTTACCTTTCCACCGGCGCGCAACATATCAATGGGGCACGCATCCCGACAGACGGATCGGTCCGCATAACGGATGCCTTCTCCTTCTTTCAGGAAGCAGCAACGGACAGCCTGCCTTTTCATAATAAAAAGATCGCTGTCTATGGCGGCGGAAAGCTGGCACTCTATCTCGCCCGTATCCTCAAACGGTTTCATTCGGAGGCGATGGTCCTGTTTCCGGGCGATAAAAAACTGATGCCGGCCTATGACTATGAAACCGACGACGCACTAGCCGAAGGGGTTGAAGTGCAACTGCTGAGGAGTATTTCCAATATCGAAAAGAAGAAGCTTACCCTTGAACAGATGAAGGTTGAAAAGGGAAAAGCGGTGGGCACCGGTGAAATGGAAACCTTGCCGGCCGACCTGGTCATTGTTGCCATGGGGCAGGAAGCTGAAACCGGCTATCTGCAGCCTTTGAATGGCATTCAGCTGAGAGAAGACGGAACCGTGGTGATTGATGCGGAAAGGATGACCGGCTACCGCGGAATTTTTGCCGGCGGTGATATGCTGCCGGGTGAAACGCGCAGCGCCACTATTGCCATTGGCCATGGAAAAAAGGCGGCGAAGTACCTGGATGCTTACCTGCGCAACGAAACCTTCGTGAAAGGGGAGAAGCACCCGACGGCCGGCTATCGCAAGCTGCAGATGTGGTACAAAACGGAGGCGCCGCTGATCGCACAGCAAAAACTGCCGCCAAAAGTGGCGGTGAGGAATTTCGATGAGGTCATCAGCGGGCTCACTGAGCCGGAAGCCCGTTATGAAGCGCAACGATGCCTGAGCTGCGGCAATTGCTTCGAGTGCGATGGATGCTTTGGCGCCTGTCCGGAAGATGCCATTATCAAACTCGGCGCCGGCAAGCGGTATAAATTCAACTACAGCCTCTGTACCGGCTGTGCCGTTTGCTACGAACAATGCCCATGTCATGCGATTGAAATGATCCCGGAACCAGTCAAACTCTGA
- a CDS encoding nuclear transport factor 2 family protein has product MKYEISKTARALIFFPVLLLSMPHVMALMASGHDAAKPARKITVTFKIDLTGEMKNVKDPASAGIRGNVAPLSWDKTYAMTDADHDNMYEATITFESGANALQLEYKFIHDQSVWETSDNRILSTTAVSIILPVAKWNDGPAVVMSEHAKDSIAQSKLYHEIAAMDSVLFAAYNRQDIEKIKTMFDEDLEFYHDQGGLTTYDQNIESLQTLFAKGYNVQRRLLKETLEVFPVKDYGAMEIGAHEFCHVENGKMDCGTFKFLMIWRWKDGAWKITRVASYDH; this is encoded by the coding sequence ATGAAATACGAGATTTCCAAAACCGCCCGTGCATTAATATTTTTTCCCGTGCTGCTGCTGAGCATGCCGCATGTAATGGCACTAATGGCAAGCGGACACGATGCAGCAAAGCCGGCTAGAAAAATAACCGTCACCTTTAAGATTGATCTGACGGGAGAAATGAAAAACGTGAAAGACCCTGCTTCCGCAGGCATCCGTGGTAATGTGGCGCCATTGTCGTGGGATAAAACTTATGCGATGACAGATGCTGACCATGATAATATGTATGAAGCCACCATAACATTTGAATCCGGTGCGAATGCATTGCAACTGGAATACAAATTCATACATGATCAGTCGGTTTGGGAAACCAGTGATAACCGCATCCTGTCAACAACAGCTGTCAGCATTATATTACCTGTTGCAAAATGGAATGACGGGCCCGCTGTGGTGATGAGTGAGCATGCGAAGGATTCTATCGCACAAAGTAAACTGTATCATGAAATCGCTGCTATGGATAGTGTGTTGTTCGCGGCTTATAACAGGCAGGATATCGAAAAGATCAAAACCATGTTTGATGAAGACCTTGAATTTTATCATGATCAGGGAGGCCTGACTACTTATGATCAGAATATCGAAAGTTTACAAACCCTGTTCGCGAAGGGATACAACGTACAACGCAGGCTTTTGAAAGAAACGCTGGAAGTTTTCCCGGTGAAAGACTATGGTGCGATGGAGATCGGGGCGCATGAGTTTTGCCATGTTGAAAACGGCAAGATGGACTGCGGCACTTTTAAATTCCTCATGATATGGCGTTGGAAAGACGGAGCATGGAAAATTACCAGGGTGGCGAGTTATGATCACTGA
- the pbpC gene encoding penicillin-binding protein 1C gives MRRSVYTACGLLLLFLLLNALFPLRIKLHYSQIITAADGSVLHAYLSSDEKWRMKTELQEITPVLKKAIIYKEDKYFYYHPGINPVAIVRAMFNNLLQSKKTSGASTITMQVARMLEPKERTYSNKLVEIGRAFQLEWQFSKDEILQLYLNLVPYGSNIEGVKSASLIYFQQSPDYMSLAQTVVLTIIPNRPSSLIIGRDNALIIEERNKWLRRFAKDKIFPQAEIEDALLEPMNDVRHNVPSLAPHLSLRLAQMYHDKPIIHSCIDQKKQEKAENIAFNYVQRIHYMGITNCAVLVINNKDNSVEAYVGSADFNNSSDHGQVDGVRAIRSPGSTLKPLLYALGFDRGIITPHSVIADVPVNFHGYLPQNYDKQFRGNITVETALANSLNVPSVKMLELLGVQSFIAQLKLAGFRQVAADKDKLGLSVILGGCGVKLEELTNLYACFANQGIWRKLVWTQQNARADSFRLLTGASAYMTTEILTQHLRPDLPNNYESSMHLPKVAWKTGTSYGRRDAWSIGYNKEFTIGVWVGNFSGNGIPELTGADIATPLLFDLFNTLSYNSANDWFKMPSSLDFRYVCAESGLPPNEFCNEQVMDYFMPGISTMQKCNHLKEVFVSADSAISYCRNCLPENGYKKKWYPNLLPEVVAYYEFQKLPYEKVPPHNPACSRIYTQNAPVITSPTDGLQYLLEKDEQQQLQLTCHADNEVKTVYWYINNRFYATAGVHDKIFFTPEAGRVKISCTDDKGRNSDIAIVVEYLE, from the coding sequence ATGCGCCGTTCGGTTTATACAGCATGCGGATTGTTGTTGCTATTCCTGCTCTTGAATGCGTTATTCCCGTTGCGTATTAAACTGCACTATTCGCAGATCATCACCGCCGCCGATGGCAGTGTGTTACATGCATATCTGAGCAGCGACGAGAAATGGCGGATGAAAACCGAGCTGCAGGAAATAACACCCGTTTTGAAGAAAGCCATCATTTACAAAGAGGATAAATATTTCTACTATCATCCTGGTATTAATCCCGTGGCTATTGTGCGGGCGATGTTCAACAACCTGCTGCAATCAAAAAAAACATCAGGCGCATCAACCATTACGATGCAGGTGGCACGCATGCTGGAGCCCAAAGAGCGGACCTATTCAAATAAACTGGTGGAGATAGGCAGGGCATTTCAACTCGAGTGGCAGTTCAGCAAAGATGAAATACTGCAACTCTATCTCAATCTTGTTCCTTATGGCAGTAACATCGAAGGCGTAAAGAGTGCGTCCTTGATTTACTTTCAGCAGTCGCCCGATTACATGAGTCTTGCACAAACCGTAGTACTCACCATCATTCCCAACCGGCCTTCATCGCTCATCATCGGCAGAGACAATGCGTTAATCATTGAGGAAAGGAATAAATGGCTGCGCCGCTTCGCGAAGGATAAGATTTTTCCGCAGGCAGAAATTGAAGATGCCTTGCTCGAACCCATGAATGATGTGCGTCATAATGTGCCATCGCTGGCGCCGCACCTGTCGCTTCGCCTGGCGCAGATGTACCACGATAAACCGATCATACATTCCTGCATCGATCAGAAGAAGCAGGAAAAGGCGGAGAACATAGCCTTCAATTATGTGCAGCGCATTCATTACATGGGCATCACCAATTGTGCCGTGCTGGTGATAAACAACAAAGACAACAGTGTGGAAGCTTATGTTGGCTCTGCGGATTTTAACAACAGCAGTGATCACGGACAGGTGGATGGCGTGCGTGCCATACGGTCGCCGGGCAGCACACTGAAACCATTGCTCTATGCATTAGGGTTTGACAGGGGAATCATTACGCCGCATTCAGTGATCGCCGATGTGCCGGTGAACTTTCATGGATACCTGCCGCAGAATTACGACAAGCAGTTTCGCGGCAACATCACAGTGGAAACGGCACTGGCCAATTCGCTGAATGTGCCTTCGGTGAAAATGCTGGAGTTGCTCGGTGTGCAGTCATTCATCGCGCAGCTGAAGCTGGCCGGATTCAGGCAGGTTGCAGCAGACAAAGATAAACTCGGCCTGTCGGTGATATTGGGTGGCTGTGGCGTGAAACTGGAAGAGTTGACAAACCTCTATGCCTGCTTCGCCAATCAGGGTATCTGGAGAAAACTTGTATGGACACAGCAAAACGCAAGGGCGGATTCCTTCCGGTTGCTGACCGGTGCATCGGCATACATGACAACAGAAATCCTGACGCAACACCTTCGTCCTGATTTGCCCAACAATTATGAAAGCAGCATGCACCTGCCAAAAGTGGCATGGAAAACCGGCACCTCGTACGGCAGGCGTGATGCATGGAGCATTGGTTACAATAAGGAATTCACGATCGGAGTTTGGGTTGGTAATTTTTCCGGCAATGGTATTCCCGAACTGACCGGTGCCGACATTGCGACTCCGTTGCTCTTTGATTTATTTAACACCTTATCGTATAACTCCGCCAATGATTGGTTTAAGATGCCGTCATCACTTGATTTCCGGTATGTCTGCGCTGAGTCGGGTTTGCCGCCCAATGAGTTTTGCAACGAACAGGTGATGGATTATTTTATGCCCGGCATATCCACGATGCAAAAATGCAATCACCTGAAAGAGGTTTTTGTTTCCGCAGATTCAGCGATTTCCTACTGCAGGAACTGCCTGCCTGAGAACGGCTATAAGAAAAAATGGTACCCGAACCTGCTGCCCGAAGTGGTTGCCTACTACGAGTTTCAGAAACTGCCCTATGAAAAGGTGCCGCCGCATAATCCGGCCTGCAGCCGCATCTACACGCAGAATGCACCGGTCATCACATCGCCCACTGACGGGCTGCAATACCTGCTGGAGAAAGATGAACAGCAACAGCTGCAGCTTACCTGCCACGCCGACAATGAAGTGAAAACGGTGTATTGGTATATTAATAACAGGTTTTATGCCACAGCCGGAGTGCATGATAAAATCTTTTTCACGCCCGAGGCCGGAAGGGTGAAGATTTCCTGCACGGATGATAAGGGCCGTAACAGTGATATCGCGATTGTGGTGGAATATCTGGAGTGA